A window from Drosophila nasuta strain 15112-1781.00 chromosome 3, ASM2355853v1, whole genome shotgun sequence encodes these proteins:
- the LOC132793620 gene encoding uncharacterized protein LOC132793620 has translation MHERHVKKLKGGHYVATHGRLTPDPPYVHSNRGYSTDGEESHSHRGHSEYTLAHERISPNSQGHYNSSRKNRAVHGNGLQEQQHLQHSYSHSQMGLSSSPDNGGPRSLSGPPPTRQPPRAPSALSYDQAGDAGSDIYVTSAAYKAPSEISRYSHRPVSRGAPRSVYSVASTAKTGRSGRSTTRRGAKIETMSAPNPFCPNVKGVCCLMLLLNLGLILVTLGFVIVVQFYEPVYVWVLGIIFLIFGFLTLIGCMIYCVYVCRDVKTPSQVRNEDLYWTRHWQKNIGYTPQEINYKADKYDAYSDRYSVSKLSGKYSDRESQRY, from the exons ATGCACGAACGGCACGTGAAAAA ACTGAAGGGCGGTCATTACGTGGCCACACATGGACGTCTCACGCCTGATCCGCCGTATGTGCACTCAAATCGAGGCTACTCCACGGACGGCGAGGAGTCGCATTCGCATCGGGGCCACTCGGAGTATACGCTGGCTCATGAACGAATCTCCCCAAATTCCCAGGGCCATTATAACTCTTCACGAAAGAATCGAGCTGTTCACGGCAATGGCctgcaagagcaacagcaccTGCAGCATAGCTATAGCCACAGTCAGATGGGTCTCTCCAGCTCCCCAGACAATGGTGGTCCCCGTTCATTGAGCGGTCCACCGCCGACACGACAACCCCCGCGTGCTCCGTCCGCGCTGAGCTACGATCAGGCAGGCGATGCGGGCAGCGACATCTATGTGACCAGTGCCGCATACAAGGCGCCCTCTGAGATCAG CCGCTACAGTCATCGTCCAGTGTCGCGTGGGGCGCCTCGCAGCGTCTATTCGGTGGCCAGCACAGCGAAGACGGGTCGCAGCGGACGATCGACAACCCGACGTGGCGCAAAGATCGAGACGATGTCTGCACCAAACCCTTTTTGCCCAAATGTCAAAGGCGTTTGCTGCCTGATGCTGTTGCTTAATCTGGGTCTTATTCTTGTCACCCTTGGTTTTGTCATCGTGGTGCAGTTTTATGAGCCCGTATACGTTTG GGTATTGGGCAtcatatttttgatatttggcTTCCTCACGCTGATCGGCTGCATGATCTAttgcgtgtatgtgtgccGCGATGTGAAGACGCCTTCACAGGTGCGTAACGAGGATCTCTATTGGACGCGGCACTGGCAAAAGAACATTGGCTACACGCCCCAAGAGATCAACTACAAGGCGGATAAGTACGATGCCTACTCCGATCGCTATTCGGTTAGCAAACTGAGTGGCAAGTACTCGGATCGTGAGAGTCAGCGATACTGA
- the LOC132794087 gene encoding LOW QUALITY PROTEIN: uncharacterized protein LOC132794087 (The sequence of the model RefSeq protein was modified relative to this genomic sequence to represent the inferred CDS: deleted 1 base in 1 codon) has product MQKQRSPYTGGGVFNVQQHKSSKYGRNDGLNGMPFLVQLAQQSQRSNAGAVGHERGLRSGTPRSYDTDDSFHTSNNYSGCNNNLNNNPSNVNYFSKNNIYEGDMPNLTLGSCYNNAMPSDEYSHMDRVDQLDPLGSYRSMEHQNDAILHSHGNHQSDTDSETEYRQHRKDFGPKCTARKYWVHVFDFVKSKMTLQRQERMELELQLCRAHSIYSHVLLMLQLLRIVLAGVMVNGVSMGIRFTQVSYRLWSTKFMLRSLVRQFLWRMANAKVNDVLLFLGILLITPWLFFISLIGFIVATLFHTKTCLNSLYRHLRQQKG; this is encoded by the exons ATGCAGAAACAACGATCACCGTACACAGGAGGGGGCGTCTTCAATGTGCAACAGCACAAATCATCAAAGTATGGAAGGAATGATGGTCTCAATGGAATGCCATTTTTGGTGCAGTTGGCTCAGCAGTCTCAGCGCAGCAATGCGGGGGCTGTGGGGCATGAGCGGGGACTACGCAGTGGCACGCCCCGCAGCTATGACACCGACGATAGCTTCCACActagtaataactatagcgGCTGCAACAATAACCTTAACAACAATCCAAGCAATGTTAACTACTTTAGCAAGAACAACATCTACGAGGGGGATATGCCCAACTTGACACTTGGATCATGCTATAACAATGCTATGCCCAGTGATGAGTATTCGCACATGGATCGAGTGGATCAGTTGGATCCATTGGGCTCTTATAGATCCATGGAACACCAAAACGATGCAATACTTCATAGTCATGGCAACCATCAAAGCGATACGGACTCGGAGACCGAGTATCGTCAACACAGGAAGGACTTTGGCCCGAAGTGCACCGCCCGCAAATATTGGGTTCATGTCTTTGATTTCGTCAAGTCAAAGATGACGCTACAACGACAGGAGCGCatggagctggagctgcaaCTTTGCCGTGCGCACTCTATCTATAGCCATGTGCTCCtgatgctgcagctgctcaGAATCGTCTTAGCCGGTGTGATGGTGAACGGCGTATCCATGGGCATACGTTTCACCCAGGTGAGCTATCGCTTGTGGAGCACCAAGTTCATGCTGCGTAGCTTGGTGCGTCAGTTCCTGTGGCGCATGGCCAACGCAAAAGTCAACGACGTATTGCTG TTTTTGGGTATTCTGCTCATCACACCCTGGCTGTTTTTTATTAGCCTTATTGGCTTTATTGTAGCTACTCTTTTTCATACCAAGACTTGTCTAAACTCGCTGTATCGCCATCTGCGTCAACAAAAAGgctaa
- the LOC132793621 gene encoding cyclic GMP-AMP synthase-like receptor: protein MNSNRDSCFTFGEGIEYVLSALSFPDNTKATFNADAQIIENTVVNAMASYDPLFRTAFKGLSLGGSYLDGIRIGLPDEFDMHVKTELNCSLTPVSARPGFIFLRADGKDHHCIKHVDGEGFFVDRLAVQSWFRDNITAVMPKLQNIRCSDGRAYSMEYTAHGYGVAHTMLATEHRNHRRQISFDFVPVFVFEPNQWPRDQR from the coding sequence ATGAATTCTAATCGAGATAGTTGCTTTACTTTTGGTGAAGGAATTGAGTACGTTTTAAGCGCATTATCATTTCCCGATAATACAAAAGCTACTTTCAACGCTGATGCgcaaataatagaaaataccGTCGTGAACGCTATGGCAAGTTACGATCCACTGTTCCGAACTGCATTTAAAGGTCTAAGCTTGGGCGGCAGTTACTTGGATGGCATTCGGATTGGTTTACCGGATGAGTTCGATATGCACGTTAAAACTGAATTGAATTGCAGTCTAACCCCAGTTTCTGCCCGTCCGGGATTCATCTTTCTACGTGCCGACGGTAAGGATCATCACTGTATAAAGCACGTTGATGGCGAGGGATTCTTTGTTGATCGTCTTGCGGTGCAGAGTTGGTTCCGCGACAACATTACGGCCGTAATGCCAAAATTGCAGAATATACGCTGCAGTGATGGACGAGCCTACAGCATGGAATATACGGCTCATGGCTATGGAGTAGCCCACACAATGTTGGCAACTGAGCATCGTAATCATCGCCGCCAGATCTCGTTTGATTTTGTGCCTGTATTTGTGTTCGAACCAAATCAATGGCCACGCGACCAACGATGA